The following proteins are co-located in the Pseudomonas sp. DY-1 genome:
- a CDS encoding universal stress protein: protein MSQMRRILLVGHAEQRQSAAFQRAVSLAMASGAALHISVLVEPFMTFPLLAIELREQIRQSVLNEQRRRWGKEIEILRDKGIHATCSVVWAENLHEEIIRHVQEIQPDMLVKDIQREPVLKRAFVTPLDWHLLRECPVPLHLVNDARHPRLQVVVAAVDPTDPEAQYSGLNDQIITAGAGLATQCGAEFQLLYVYNNIPAYMTGSGETVAGWADVVEELRSALHQSFVDLAERHGVPAERRHFIVGQPVTGITKFAEETQADVVVMGRIHRKVLDKFIGSTTETVLYRLSGSVLAIRPKDSDAET from the coding sequence ATGAGCCAAATGCGAAGAATTCTGCTGGTCGGCCATGCAGAGCAACGTCAATCCGCGGCGTTCCAGAGAGCGGTATCGCTCGCGATGGCTAGCGGTGCTGCGCTCCATATTTCGGTTCTGGTCGAGCCCTTCATGACCTTTCCATTATTGGCAATTGAACTCAGGGAGCAGATACGCCAAAGCGTGCTCAACGAGCAGCGTCGACGCTGGGGAAAGGAAATCGAAATCCTCAGAGATAAAGGCATCCACGCCACTTGCTCTGTGGTCTGGGCCGAGAACCTGCATGAGGAGATCATTCGCCACGTGCAAGAGATCCAGCCGGATATGCTGGTGAAGGACATTCAACGCGAGCCAGTGCTCAAACGTGCATTCGTAACGCCTCTGGACTGGCACCTGTTGCGCGAATGCCCTGTGCCGCTCCATCTGGTGAATGACGCCCGCCATCCGAGGCTACAGGTGGTCGTGGCAGCGGTCGACCCGACCGATCCCGAGGCCCAGTACTCCGGCCTCAACGATCAGATCATCACGGCCGGCGCCGGCCTGGCCACGCAATGCGGCGCCGAGTTCCAACTGCTGTATGTGTACAACAACATTCCGGCCTACATGACAGGTTCCGGCGAAACGGTTGCTGGCTGGGCGGACGTTGTCGAGGAGTTGCGTAGCGCGTTGCATCAGTCCTTCGTCGACCTGGCCGAACGGCATGGCGTCCCAGCGGAGCGACGTCACTTCATAGTTGGTCAACCGGTCACGGGAATCACCAAGTTCGCAGAAGAAACACAAGCCGATGTCGTGGTCATGGGGCGCATTCACCGAAAGGTCCTGGACAAGTTTATCGGCAGCACGACCGAAACCGTCCTCTATCGGCTTTCCGGGAGCGTCCTGGCCATCCGGCCCAAAGACAGCGACGCAGAAACCTGA
- a CDS encoding phosphoribosyltransferase, with protein sequence MKFSGSMHIPIHDRLAAGQALVPMLIPYRHRSDAIVLALPRGGVPVAYEIATALELRLDLMPVRKLGLPFHDELAMGAIASGGVRVLNRDVVKIHGVDEATLDEVAQRELQELQRRERIYRGDHPLPDLRNQQVILVDDGLATGATMRAAVRAVRSQGAARIVIAVPVAPNDTIAELRNEVDEVVCPFTPDWFTAIGRWYVDFAQITDREVIDLLQRAWQRKQQGSTEPWEVTEAPTSTSGH encoded by the coding sequence ATGAAATTCTCCGGTTCGATGCATATCCCAATTCACGACCGTCTGGCCGCTGGCCAGGCGCTCGTGCCAATGTTGATCCCATACAGGCATCGATCTGACGCCATTGTTCTCGCCCTTCCACGTGGCGGCGTTCCGGTGGCCTACGAGATCGCGACAGCCTTGGAATTGCGCCTGGATCTAATGCCGGTGCGCAAGCTGGGACTTCCTTTCCATGACGAACTGGCCATGGGTGCCATCGCCAGCGGAGGTGTGCGCGTTCTCAATCGTGATGTGGTGAAGATACACGGCGTAGATGAAGCCACGTTGGATGAAGTTGCGCAGCGAGAGCTACAAGAGTTGCAACGTCGGGAGCGGATCTATCGCGGCGATCATCCCTTGCCGGACCTGCGTAACCAGCAGGTGATTCTGGTGGATGACGGGCTGGCTACTGGCGCCACCATGCGGGCGGCTGTACGAGCAGTGCGCAGCCAAGGGGCGGCACGAATTGTCATCGCCGTACCCGTGGCGCCAAACGACACGATTGCCGAATTGCGAAACGAGGTGGACGAAGTGGTCTGCCCCTTCACGCCCGACTGGTTCACGGCGATTGGTCGCTGGTATGTGGATTTCGCGCAGATCACGGATCGAGAGGTGATCGATCTGCTGCAACGCGCGTGGCAACGCAAGCAGCAAGGGTCAACTGAGCCCTGGGAGGTGACCGAGGCTCCGACCTCAACATCTGGTCATTGA
- a CDS encoding MBL fold metallo-hydrolase RNA specificity domain-containing protein, with protein sequence MRLTFLGAAGTVTGSKYLVEDEHRRVLIDCGLFQGYKQLRLRNWDPFPVSFEDLGAIVLTHAHLDHSGYLPVLVREGYRGPVYATPATCELARILLLDSGRLQEEEAEYANRRGYSKHHPAKPLYTEADAERAIKLFHPIELHHPQSIMPGMRLLLRSAGHILGAATVELEVDGVKLVCSGDLGRLHDPLMPAPETIDQTDYLLVESTYGDRKHPPESVETRLADVINRTAMRQGITLVPSFAVGRAQLLMYHLYRLKEQKLIPDLPIYLNSPMATDATTLYHRFRSEHRLTARECEETCKVAQTVRSVEDSKALDELRKPAVIIAASGMATGGRVLYHLKSLAPNPRNTLLFSGFQAGGTRGSLIISGAETVRIHGQEVPIRAEVVQMENLSAHADADEIMQWLRGFKVPPKHTYVVHGEPMAADVLRRRISVELGWSVSVPEHRDQVVLKKE encoded by the coding sequence ATGCGACTGACATTCCTGGGAGCTGCCGGCACCGTGACTGGCAGCAAATACCTCGTCGAGGACGAGCATAGGCGTGTGCTGATCGATTGCGGATTGTTTCAGGGGTACAAGCAACTGCGCCTGCGCAACTGGGACCCGTTCCCAGTGTCGTTCGAAGACCTGGGCGCAATTGTTCTCACCCACGCTCATCTCGACCACAGCGGTTACTTGCCGGTACTGGTGCGGGAGGGGTATCGGGGACCTGTTTATGCGACGCCAGCCACGTGCGAGCTCGCTCGTATCCTGCTCCTGGACAGCGGCCGGCTCCAGGAGGAGGAGGCCGAATACGCCAACCGGCGGGGCTATTCCAAACACCATCCGGCGAAACCGCTCTATACCGAGGCGGATGCCGAGCGCGCAATCAAGTTGTTTCACCCCATAGAACTGCACCATCCGCAGAGCATCATGCCCGGAATGCGCTTGTTGCTGCGTTCTGCCGGACACATTCTGGGAGCGGCGACCGTGGAGCTGGAGGTCGACGGCGTCAAGCTGGTGTGTTCCGGCGATCTGGGACGGTTGCATGACCCGCTCATGCCGGCACCTGAAACCATCGACCAGACTGACTACCTGCTCGTGGAGTCGACCTATGGTGATCGCAAGCACCCGCCAGAGTCTGTCGAGACGCGACTGGCAGATGTCATCAATCGAACCGCGATGCGCCAAGGAATCACGCTGGTCCCGTCCTTTGCAGTGGGTCGAGCACAGCTGCTGATGTACCACCTGTATAGGCTCAAGGAGCAGAAGCTCATCCCTGATTTGCCGATCTATCTCAACAGCCCAATGGCGACCGATGCCACCACGCTCTACCACCGATTCCGCAGCGAGCACCGGCTGACCGCTAGGGAGTGCGAGGAAACCTGCAAGGTGGCTCAAACCGTGCGGTCTGTGGAAGACTCCAAGGCGCTGGACGAATTGCGCAAGCCTGCGGTGATCATTGCCGCGAGCGGTATGGCGACCGGTGGGCGTGTGCTGTATCACCTCAAGTCCCTGGCACCCAATCCGCGTAACACTTTGCTGTTCTCAGGGTTCCAGGCCGGTGGCACGCGGGGCTCGCTGATTATCAGTGGTGCCGAGACCGTGCGCATACATGGTCAGGAGGTACCGATTCGGGCCGAAGTCGTGCAAATGGAAAATCTCTCCGCGCATGCTGACGCGGACGAAATCATGCAGTGGCTACGGGGATTCAAAGTTCCGCCCAAGCACACCTATGTGGTGCATGGTGAGCCCATGGCGGCAGACGTTTTACGACGACGGATCAGCGTTGAGCTGGGCTGGTCGGTCTCGGTGCCGGAACATCGGGACCAGGTAGTGCTCAAGAAAGAGTGA
- a CDS encoding potassium channel family protein has product MTLAILVNILVVLMAVIIHYEFLLRLNLLMPKLKIWHRSRIIFGVLGALVAHAVEVWIFAISYFLMIRAEGWGTLTGRFDGSLLDCVYFSFTTFTTIGFGDIEPVGSLRYLTGLEALTGLVLITWTASFLFIEMQKYWKSN; this is encoded by the coding sequence ATGACCTTGGCAATATTGGTTAATATTCTAGTGGTATTGATGGCTGTGATAATTCATTACGAGTTCCTTCTCCGCCTGAATCTTCTCATGCCAAAACTCAAGATATGGCATAGGTCAAGGATAATATTTGGAGTACTAGGAGCCCTCGTTGCGCATGCCGTCGAAGTATGGATATTCGCAATTTCCTATTTCCTGATGATTCGGGCCGAGGGCTGGGGCACCTTGACAGGGCGTTTCGACGGCAGCCTTCTGGATTGTGTTTATTTCTCGTTCACGACATTCACAACCATAGGATTCGGTGACATCGAACCTGTTGGAAGTCTGAGGTACCTGACAGGTCTTGAGGCGCTAACTGGCCTTGTTCTTATTACTTGGACAGCATCTTTCCTGTTTATTGAAATGCAGAAATACTGGAAATCCAATTAA
- a CDS encoding MurR/RpiR family transcriptional regulator — translation MTRAPRDLSVYTSPVMRKLASASPDLPPSLRKVADFILRHPLKAATLTIEELAQETSTSAAAVNRLARALKLSGYSALKTALVSTLQDLVSPVDKLRQEMAQRPDGSFGLHEQMQAAEGNLRAAVSSNSPAAFDAFVERLSKARRIFILGFGNSAYMAGIAAANLMPYCPDATAISMEGGNENAAYRLAAITQHDVLLAISLPRYSLDTIQLARFANERGAGVLAITDSPASPLVQLAEHVLFAPAEHPVLISSNAAALAVIESLVSAVMTRNKEAVKLAAELTESVMSYLHVPRDQTRNSKARRKSEN, via the coding sequence ATGACCCGAGCGCCGCGAGACCTGTCTGTCTATACCTCACCTGTCATGCGCAAGCTGGCATCGGCCTCCCCCGATTTACCGCCCTCGTTGCGAAAGGTCGCTGACTTCATCCTGCGACATCCGCTCAAGGCCGCGACACTTACCATTGAAGAGCTCGCACAGGAGACGTCGACTTCGGCCGCAGCAGTCAATCGGCTGGCTCGCGCCTTGAAGCTCAGTGGCTACAGCGCACTCAAAACAGCCCTGGTCAGCACACTGCAAGACCTGGTTTCGCCGGTGGACAAGCTGCGCCAGGAAATGGCCCAGCGCCCAGACGGTTCCTTCGGCCTGCATGAGCAAATGCAGGCTGCGGAGGGCAACCTACGTGCGGCCGTCAGCAGCAACAGCCCGGCGGCGTTCGACGCCTTCGTCGAGCGACTCAGCAAGGCCCGCCGCATCTTTATCCTGGGTTTTGGCAACAGTGCTTACATGGCCGGTATTGCAGCGGCCAACCTGATGCCCTATTGCCCCGATGCGACAGCCATTAGCATGGAGGGCGGCAACGAGAATGCCGCCTACAGACTGGCGGCCATCACTCAGCACGATGTGTTGTTGGCGATCTCTCTTCCCCGTTACTCCCTCGATACCATCCAACTCGCGCGCTTCGCCAACGAACGTGGAGCCGGCGTGTTGGCCATCACCGACTCTCCGGCCTCCCCACTGGTGCAACTCGCCGAGCATGTGCTGTTCGCGCCCGCCGAGCACCCCGTCCTGATCAGCTCGAACGCGGCCGCGCTGGCCGTAATCGAAAGCCTGGTCTCCGCCGTGATGACACGTAACAAAGAAGCGGTGAAGTTGGCAGCTGAGCTTACCGAAAGCGTCATGTCGTACCTGCACGTTCCACGTGACCAGACGCGCAACTCCAAAGCGCGTCGGAAATCGGAGAATTAA
- a CDS encoding ABC transporter substrate-binding protein produces the protein MNKIALLGALALSACATLSQAQDSLRIGIEAAYPPFAYKTEDGRLSGFDYDIGNALCAEMQVKCEWIEQSFDGLIPSLKVRKVDAVLSSMSITPDRLKSVDFTKKYYHTPGKLVMKEGANVSDPLKDLKGKRVGVQRASTYDRYASDKFAAAGIEVVRYGSQNEAFLDLVSGRIDATLADVVNISESFLKTDSGKGFALVGPDFNDPKYFGNGAGIAVRKGDTATAEKFSNAIATLRANGKYQEIQSKYFRYDIYGQ, from the coding sequence CAAGATCGCTCTACTTGGCGCCTTGGCGCTTTCTGCTTGCGCCACGCTCTCCCAGGCACAGGACTCCCTGCGGATAGGGATCGAAGCCGCGTACCCACCCTTCGCCTACAAGACCGAGGACGGACGTTTGAGCGGCTTCGATTACGACATTGGCAATGCCTTGTGTGCGGAGATGCAGGTGAAATGCGAGTGGATCGAGCAGTCCTTCGATGGCCTGATTCCCTCTCTCAAGGTTCGAAAGGTCGATGCCGTGCTGTCGTCGATGTCGATCACCCCAGACCGCCTGAAGTCGGTCGATTTCACCAAGAAGTACTACCACACGCCTGGCAAGTTGGTGATGAAGGAGGGAGCGAATGTAAGTGACCCACTCAAGGACTTAAAGGGCAAACGCGTCGGGGTGCAGCGCGCATCGACCTACGACCGCTACGCCAGCGACAAGTTTGCTGCGGCCGGGATTGAGGTGGTGCGTTACGGCTCGCAGAACGAGGCATTCCTTGACCTGGTCTCCGGCCGCATTGACGCAACCCTGGCGGACGTGGTGAACATCAGCGAGAGCTTCCTCAAGACCGATAGCGGCAAGGGTTTCGCATTGGTCGGTCCGGATTTCAACGATCCCAAGTACTTCGGCAATGGCGCAGGCATCGCCGTGCGCAAGGGAGATACGGCTACCGCCGAGAAATTCAGCAATGCAATCGCAACCTTGCGCGCCAATGGCAAGTATCAGGAAATCCAGAGCAAGTACTTCCGCTACGACATTTACGGTCAATAG